The sequence below is a genomic window from Lysobacter capsici.
GCCGCTACAGTGCGGTTCCGCTCCGTTCGCAGTGCTCTCGCCCGTGTCCAGCCTGTCCAAGTCGTCCAGCAAATCCGCCGCCTCCAAGGCCCGCACCGCCTACGTCTGCTCCGAATGCGGCGCCGACTACACCAAGTGGCAAGGGCAGTGTGGCGAATGCGGGGCCTGGAACACGCTCAGCGAGTTCGTGGTCGAGCCGGCGGTCAAGGCCGGCGCGGGCGGGGTCGCGGCGAGCCGACGCAGCAGTTGGGCCGGGCGCGCCGACGCGCCGGCGGTGACCGCGCTCAAGGACGTCAGCCACAGCGAGGAATCGCGGGTCAGCACCGGGATCGGCGAGTTCGACCGGGTGCTCGGCGGCGGCCTCGTGCACGGCGCGGTGGTGCTGGTCGGCGGCGACCCGGGCATCGGCAAGTCGACCCTGCTCTTGCAGGCGATCACGCGCATGGCCCAGACCCTGCCCGGGCTGTACGTGACCGGCGAGGAATCGCTGTCGCAGGTCGCCGGCCGCGCCTCGCGCCTGGGCCTGCCGCTGGACGGCGTGCATGCGCTGGCCGAGACCGGGGTCGAACGCATTCTCGAACACGCCTCACGGATGAAGCCGGCGCTGATCGTCGCCGACTCGGTGCAGACCCTGTGGACCGAACAACTCGCCGCCGCGCCGGGCTCGGTCAGCCAGGTGCGCGAGAGCGCGGCGCGGCTGGTGCGTTACGCCAAGGAGACCGGCACGGCCGTGTTCCTGGTCGGCCACGTCACCAAGGAAGGCGGCATCGCCGGCCCGCGCGTGCTCGAGCACATGGTCGACGCGGTGCTGTATTTCGAAGGCGAGAGCGGCAGCCGCTTCCGCGTGCTGCGCGCGTTCAAGAACCGCTTCGGCGCGGTCAACGAGCTCGGCGTGTTCGCGATGAGCGACAAGGGCCTGCGCGAAGTGCCCAACCCGTCGGCGATCTTCCTGTCCGGCAGCCGCACCCCGCAGCCGGGCAGCTGCGTGATGGTGACCCGCGAAGGCACCCGGCCGCTGTTGGTCGAAGTGCAGGCGCTGGTCGATTCCTCGCCGCTGTCGAACCCGCGCCGGGTCGCGGTCGGCATGGAACAAAATCGCCTGGCGATGCTGCTGGCGGTGCTGCACCGGCACGGCGGCATCTCGGTCGGCGACCAGGACGTGTTCGTCAACGTGGTCGGCGGCATCCGCGTGCAGGAAACCGCGGTCGATCTGCCGCTGCTGCTGGCGGTGCTGTCGTCGTTGCGCGATCAGCCGTTGGCCGAGCAGACCGTGGCCTTCGGCGAGGTCGGGCTGTCGGGCGAGATCCGTCCGGTGCCCAATGGCGAGGACCGCTTGAAGGAGGCGGCGACGCACGGCTTCAAGCGCGCCATCGTGCCCAAGGGCAACGCGCCGCGCGGCGGCAAGATCGGCGAGATGGAAGTGATCGCGGTCGAGCGCTTGTCGGAAGCGCTGGAAGCGGCGTGATCGGGGTGGATGCACGGCATGCGCAATGCCGGAATCGGCGCGGCATGGTCGATGCTGCGCGCGCCGGCGAAAGGGCGATGTCGCTGCCGCGACGGTCGTCGGCCGGCATAAGGCAGTAATCGCGAATGCCGCTTCAGTCGCAGCAGGAGCCGGGCGCCGCGCCGACGACGGCGGGGCGTGCGTTCGCGCGCTGGGTGTCGATCGCGTTGCATCCGTTCGCGGTGTTTATCGCATTGACCCTCGTCAGCGTGCGGGTGCTCGCGCCGCAGGCCTTGGGGCATGCGCTGATCGGCGTATCGGCGGCGGTGCTGGCGTGCTGGGCGTTCGTGTTGCAGCGGCGGCGCGCGGGGCATTGGTCGACGGTCGATGCCTCTCACGCCAGCGAGCGGCCGGTGTTGTACGCGGTGTTGCTGGCGATTCTCGCGGTGTGCTGGTGGTGGATGCGCGGGCAGGCGGCACCGCTGGCGCAGGGCATCGTCGCGGTCGCGGCGATGCTGGTCGCGGCGGCGGTGCTCAATCGCTGGATCAAGTTGTCGCTGCACATGGCCAGCCTGGCGTTCGCGGCGGTGTCGCTGCTGGCGCTGTGGCGGGTGGCCGGGATCGCGGCCGCGTGCGCATTGCCGCTGCTGGCTTGGGCGCGCTTGCGCATGGCGCGGCATTCGCCGGCCGAGGTGATCGGCGGCACGGTGTTGGGGGCGGTGTTCGCGTTGGCGTTGCGGGTGTGGGCAGGGTGAGTCGCGCGGACTTCGACTGTATTTCGTTGCAGTAAGTCTTTGTGCTGCAGGAGGTCTTTTGTGGGAGGGGCTTCAGCCCCGATGCTTTCCGATCAGATCGCTTGGCAGTTCAACCGCGCCGGAGCGAACAGCGTCGGGGCTGAAGCCCCTCCCACAAAAGACTTCGTGGGGCTCGATCAGACGGTATCTGATCCGGCCTTGTTGGATGCAACAAGACCGGATCGTAAAGGCCGCTAGAAACCACACGGATCCGGCAATACCCGCAAATCCGGGAGCGCCTGAAAGCCCCGGAAGCCCCGCGTTACGCCGCCGGCTTGGCCGCCTTGGCATGCGCATTGAGCAGCTCGACCAGCTTGGCTTCATCAAAGCCCTGCATGCTCTTGTCGCCGATGTAGATCACCGGGACGCTGTTGATCTTCAAACCGTCGGCTTCCTTGCGCGCGGTCTGGTCCTTGTCGATCACGCGCTCGACGAAACGCACGTTCTGTTTTTCCAGCAGCGCCTTGGCCTTCACGCAGAACGGGCAGGTCGACAAGGTGTACATCACCACTTCCCCGCCGCTGGCCTTGGCGTTGGCGTAGACCGCCGAGTAGTCGCCTTGGGTCACTTGCGCGCCGCCACCGCCGCCACCGATCAATCCGCTGTTACGGACCAGATAGCCCGCGCCTACGCCCAGGCCCAGGGCCAGGGCCACGACCAGGATGGTGGTCAGGATCGACTTGAAATTCATTCCTTGTCCTCTTTGAGTGGTGCGTCATGAAGCGTCGCGACCGCTCGTGCCAAGCGGTCGCGACAATGAGAGCGAGCTCAGCCCCGGCAGCCGCAGCGGTTGACGCAGGCCTGACGTTCGCGGAAGCAAGTGGCTCCGCCGCCTTCGGCGCGGCACAGGTCGTAAGCGGCGATGCAATCGTCCCAGCAGCGGGCGCATTGTTCGGGCGTGCTGCCGCTGGAGAAGGCGCTGAGCGACATCGCCAGGCCGAAGCAGAACGCGGCGCCGATCGACAGCCGGCGCGTGGTAAGTCTCAACATCACTGTTCCTCCTTGTGCCCGTCACTGGGCCGCTAGGGTTATATCACCGGCGCGGTGCCGAGCCACCGCGGTGAAGTCATGGCGGATGTGACCGGCGTTGCGGAAATCCGGTGCCACGGGTCGTTGCGATGCCGCTCGTGGATTCGCCCGAGGGCCGACCGCGCCATGGCGACGCGTGCAGGCCGCCGATTCGCTGCACTGCGGCACGAATCTGCGCGCGATGGCGCGAGTTCCGGAGGAGCGTGAGCTCCTCCGGATGGGCTCGATCGGATCAGGGAATCGGGCAGCCGCAGATATTGCCGCAGTAGTTGAAATTTTCCTGGCACACGCTGGCCGGTTGTCCCGACGCGCGGCAGGCGCGGCGCTCGGCGAAGCAGCCGTCCCAGCAGTCCGCGCAGCTGGCGGCGAATGCGTTCATCGAAAAGGCCAGGCCGAAGCAGAAGGCGATGGTGGCGGAAATGCGGTTGCGCTTGTCGAACATGGCGATGCTCTCCTTTGATGGATCGGTGACGATCGGTGCACGGTGGGTTGTCGGCGGTATCACGGGATCTGGCAGCCGCAGCGACGGCCGCAGGCGTTGTAGTTCGCCGTGCAGACCGAAGCGGGACTGCCCGCCGCGCGGCAGGCCTGGCGTTGGGCGAAGCAGCCTTGCCAGCATTCCTCGCAGGTGGCGGCGAACGCGCTCATCGAAAATGCGAGGCCGAAACAGAACGCACAGGCGGCCATCACTCGGTTGCTCTTGCTGATCGACATCTAACGTCTCCTTGGTCTGGTGAAACCCACGCTCGTCGTGAGCGTGTGGCGATGGACGCCGATGCGATGCGCGAAGCCTGCGTCCAGGGGCGTCGCGTAGAGCGATGCATCGTGTGGCGAGCATGCCCGGCTTGCGTCGGCGGCTCGATCCAACGCAGTACAGCGCACTCAACGGCCACCGAAATCGGGCCGGAATCGGCTGCGTTGACGGAACGGCGATAGCCGTCGAAAAAACGCAATTCCGCTGCGGTGCAGCAGGAATTTGTGATCTCCGCTCAGGTTTATGAACACGCCTTGGCACACATTCGAGCCCTTGGCCGTAACAACCCTCGTGACAAGGAGCGTGCGATGGCGCTGCGTATCCTGTTCCTGTGCACCGCC
It includes:
- the radA gene encoding DNA repair protein RadA; translated protein: MSKSSSKSAASKARTAYVCSECGADYTKWQGQCGECGAWNTLSEFVVEPAVKAGAGGVAASRRSSWAGRADAPAVTALKDVSHSEESRVSTGIGEFDRVLGGGLVHGAVVLVGGDPGIGKSTLLLQAITRMAQTLPGLYVTGEESLSQVAGRASRLGLPLDGVHALAETGVERILEHASRMKPALIVADSVQTLWTEQLAAAPGSVSQVRESAARLVRYAKETGTAVFLVGHVTKEGGIAGPRVLEHMVDAVLYFEGESGSRFRVLRAFKNRFGAVNELGVFAMSDKGLREVPNPSAIFLSGSRTPQPGSCVMVTREGTRPLLVEVQALVDSSPLSNPRRVAVGMEQNRLAMLLAVLHRHGGISVGDQDVFVNVVGGIRVQETAVDLPLLLAVLSSLRDQPLAEQTVAFGEVGLSGEIRPVPNGEDRLKEAATHGFKRAIVPKGNAPRGGKIGEMEVIAVERLSEALEAA
- a CDS encoding DUF6053 domain-containing protein; the encoded protein is MGGASAPMLSDQIAWQFNRAGANSVGAEAPPTKDFVGLDQTVSDPALLDATRPDRKGR
- a CDS encoding glutaredoxin family protein, yielding MNFKSILTTILVVALALGLGVGAGYLVRNSGLIGGGGGGAQVTQGDYSAVYANAKASGGEVVMYTLSTCPFCVKAKALLEKQNVRFVERVIDKDQTARKEADGLKINSVPVIYIGDKSMQGFDEAKLVELLNAHAKAAKPAA